The genomic segment GCCTCCCACGTGCACCGGGTCCAGCAGGTACTCGACTCGGCGGCCGAGCACGGCCGCAAGGTGGCGCTGATCGGCCGGTCCATGGTGCGCAACATGGGCATCGCCCGCGATCTGGGCCTGCTGCACATCGCTGCCGGGCTGGTGGTGTCGCTGGAGGAGGCGACCAACCTGCCGGCCGACGAGATCGTGTTCATGTCGACCGGTTCGCAGGGTGAGCCGATGAGCGCGCTGGGCCGGATGGCCTCCGGCGACCACCGGCACGTCAAGATCGAACCGGGCGACACGGTGGTACTGGCGTCCTCGCTGGTGCCCGGCAACGAGACCTCGGTGTACCGGGTGATCAACGCGCTGTCCCGGGCCGGTGCCACGGTGATCCACAAGGACGTGGCGCGGGTGCACGTCTCCGGGCACGCCCCGGCCGGTGAACTGCTGTACCTGCTCAACGTGGTACGCCCGAGCAACTTCCTGCCGATTCACGGCGAGTGGCGGCACCTGCGCGCGCACGCCCGGCTGGCCACCGAGTCCGGGGTTCCGGCCGAGGGCGTGGTGCTGTGCGAGGACGGCGACGTGGTGGACCTCGTCGACGGCCGGGCCCGGCTGGTCGGCCACCTGCCCAACCGGTACGTCTACGTCGACGGGCTCGCCGTCGGGGACGTGGGGGAGAGCGCGCTGACCGAGCGGCGCATCCTCGGGGACGGCGGATTCATCGCCGCGACCGTGGTGGTCGACTCGGTGACCGGCAAGGTGGTCGGCGGGCCGACCGTCTCGGCGAAGGGGTTCTCGGAGGACCCGACCGCGTTCGACCCGGTGGTCCCGTTGATCACCGAAGTGCTGGACAAGGCGGCGAAGGACGGGGTGACCGACCCGCACCAGCTGCAACAGCTGGTGCGCCGCTCGGTCGGGCGCTGGGTCAACGACAAGTACCGGCGCCGCCCGATGATCGTGCCCAAC from the Actinocatenispora thailandica genome contains:
- a CDS encoding ribonuclease J, producing the protein MSQAHPELAPPPPLAANCLRVVPLGGLGAIGRNMTVYEYEGRLLVVDCGVLFPDVDQPGVDVILPDFSPIADRLDDVEAIVLTHGHEDHIGAVPYLLARKPDIPLVGSQFTLALVEAKLAERRITPYSLTVREGGVEQLGPFECEFFAVNHSIPDAMAVAVRTGAGTVLHTGDFKMDQLPLDGRVTDLAGFARLGGEGVDLLLSDSTNAEIPGFVTSEQEIRPVIDGIFRSARGRIIVASFASHVHRVQQVLDSAAEHGRKVALIGRSMVRNMGIARDLGLLHIAAGLVVSLEEATNLPADEIVFMSTGSQGEPMSALGRMASGDHRHVKIEPGDTVVLASSLVPGNETSVYRVINALSRAGATVIHKDVARVHVSGHAPAGELLYLLNVVRPSNFLPIHGEWRHLRAHARLATESGVPAEGVVLCEDGDVVDLVDGRARLVGHLPNRYVYVDGLAVGDVGESALTERRILGDGGFIAATVVVDSVTGKVVGGPTVSAKGFSEDPTAFDPVVPLITEVLDKAAKDGVTDPHQLQQLVRRSVGRWVNDKYRRRPMIVPNVVEV